The region TGGCTGGGGTGTCATTATATCGACCTGCTGTGCTATGTAATGGATGCGGACATCGTCTCCGTTTCTGCAGTTGTCGATACGCTCAGCGGCGAAGACATCGATGTTGAAGATGTGGCGTCTCTATCCTTTCGGTTTTCTAATGGCGCGCTGGGCAGTATGCAGGCCGGGTATCAACTATCAATAAGTGGCGCGGGTTATATGGGACCGAATTACGACACGTATATGGGATTTCGCGGTCACGAGGGCCGCGTATTCTGGACGCCCTCGGGCGGTCCCTCAGAATTGTATCTCGAAAGCGTTGCAGAAGGCTGGCACACGGCATCTCAGCGAACCTTTGATTACACGCTACCCGAAGTCGATGCTTATGGCGGGGCTTATGGGATCGCTTTTTTGGATGACTTTATTCGATCTACTGCGGGCAAAGGCACGGCTCCAACCTCTGGAGAAGATGCCTTAAAAGTCGCCAGAATCATTGAAGCGGCGTACAGGTCAAATGATACTGGTCAACGCATTGAATTAGGCGAGATGTGAACGCACCTCCTCCCAACATCCTCTTTCTCCTGACCGACAACCAGCGCAATGACCTGCTCGGTTGCGCAGGCAATCCAATCATCAAAACCCCAAACATCGATCAGCTTGCCGCAAGCGGTGTGCGATTCGAAAACGCATTCTGCACAAGCCCAATCTGCGCCGCAAGCCGGGCCAGCTATCTCACGGGCACCTATGAAAGACGCCACCGATTCACCTTCCTCACTCCCCCCCTCCAAAGCGCATACACCGACATCTCCTACCCTGCTACTCTTAAAATGGCGGGTTATAGCACGGGGCTAATCGGGAAATTCGGCATAGCCACCAACGGAATCGTCCCCGCTCTGCAGGATGAGGATGCAGTGGGAAAGATGTTTGACGTATTCGACAACTACGAACACTGGACCGAAGAAGGGTATGAAATCAGACAGCCCGATGGCAGTGTGCGCCACCTGACCGACATCACCGGGGACAAAACGATCGACTTCCTGCGCACGCATCAATCAGATCATCCCGGCCAGCCATTTTGTCTTTCCGTCAGTTTCAATGCGCCGCACGCACAGGACAATGATCCGCGCTACTACATCTGGCCCGCTACAGAAGATCACCTCTACACACAGACGCAGATACCGGAACCATTCAACGCCCATCCCGACTTCTTCTGGCGATTGCCGAAATTTTTGCGCGAAACAGAGAGTCGCGTACGGTGGCAAAAACGCTATGCGACATCTGAGGACTATCAGAGAAACATGCGAGGGCTGTACCGAATGGTGAGCGGTGTGGATCGGAACATAGGCAGGATTCTCGAGGCCGTAGATCAACTGTCATTATCCAAAAACACAGTCGTAATCTTCGCATCTGACCATGGGATGTACTACGGAGATCGCGGACTCAGCGACTGCTGGCAGTTGAACGAACAGTCAATCCGCATACCCCTTATTATCCTCGATCCACGGGCTGATGAAAACACTCGAGGTCTCATTCGCGAAGAATTAGCACTAAACATCGATATTGCGCCAACCATCCTCGAACTGGCAGATCTAAACGCGTCGGACAAAATGCAGGGCAAATCCCTTGTCCCATTGTTGCGCGGCAAGAAAATTGACTGGCGAAAAGCGTTCTTCTGCGAACACCGGTTCCACCGCGCCGACATCCCCAAGAGCGAAGGCGTACGCACACAACGCTGGAAATACATTCGCTACTACGAGCAACAGCCCGTCTATGAGGAACTTTACGACCTTCTCAAGGACCCCCACGAATCCTTCAATCTCGCGGGAGATCACAGATTCTCGGATCAACTCAAACGACTGAGAAGGAGATGCGACAAAATGGATGTTGAATGCGCTTAGCACCTAATCTTATACCACATAAGTGATCAATGGCTGATCCGTGAGTCCTGCTATAAGATTATCTACCGTACGCTGGGCCATGGCTATGCGCGTCTGGCGTGTGGCACTGCCCAGATGGGGAACGATAACCACATTGTCCATGGCCAGGAGAGGATGATCGCGTGGAAGCGGTTCTGGCTCAGTCACATCAAGCGCGGCAACTGCGATCCAATTATTCTCAAGCGCTTCTAAGAGTGCATCGTGATCGATCACACCTCCGCGCGCCAGATTGACCAGTATGGCGGTTCTTTTCATTCGCCTGAGCTGATCGCGACCAATCATATTTCGCGTTTCCTCGGTCAGCGGCACATTCAAAGTGACAAAATCCGATTGTTCGAGCAAATCGTTGAGAGAGACATAAGTCGCACCCAACTCGGCCTCGGCTTTGGGATCTGGCTTTCGATTGTGATAGAGCACATTCATATCAAACCCTCGCGCTCGTCGCGCGACCTGCCTGCCGATATTGCCCATACCAATAATACCCAATGTCGTACCGTGGATTTCGTGACCGATCAAAATGCGTGGATCGTAGTGCGTAAAAGCCGCACTGCGGGCAAAGCGATCGCCAATAACGATATTGCGGGCAGCGGCCATAAGCATTGCAAAAGTCATATCGGCTGTTGCGCCATCGAGCATATTGGGTGTATTGCCCACTGGAATCCCGCGCTGTTTGGCTGCTGATAGGTCAATGTGATCTACACCAACGCCAAAATTGCTGATAACCTTCAAATGGGGCATGCGATCCATAAAATCACCGCCGATAATCGGGTGTCCATAAGTGAGCAGCCCCTGTGCAGACGCGAATTTTTCATCTGAAACATCGCCGTGCGCCAAAATGTGGAGTTCACAGCGATTATTCATCATCTCTGGAATTTCATCGGGAAGATCGACATCGACGAGAACTCGATATTGCATACGCGCTCCTTTCGCAGGTACCATTTTTCGGAATACTTCAAAATAGCACGCGATGAAAGATTTGACAACAAGCGTTTAAGTATTGCAGAGGACACGCGAATTGCGTAAATTGAAAAGTGATCGTGCGTTGTAAAAGAAACAAATGAACCCTGGAGGAGGGAATATGGACCGGTCAAATTTTGGCGTCGCGGTCAAAAAATGGCGATTTAAGATATTGAGAAACTGCGTTCTGCTTATAACTGCGTTCATAACATTGGGACAGGCAGGCGCGGGATTGATACCAGAAACCCCCAAGCCTCAAGGTGGCGAGATCGTCGGCTCCTGGGTAGCTGAGAAGGTCGGCCTGGATGCTTATGTCCCGGCCGGGCTTGTGCAGGCTGTATCGACTCCTACACCTCTTACTGTTAAAGGCGAGATCAACGGCACAATAACTTTTGGTTCAGATGGCAGTGTCAAATCTGACTACACAACAGAGACCAATATCACTGCGAGTTTAGTGGTTTCACTTGCGCTCTCTGTACTCGATACGAGCCGATACGAGGGAAATTATACAGTCGCGTCCGATACCCATGCACTCACCATAACCCGCGAAAATGAAGACCCACTCAATTATACGTACACAGCTACCGCGGATTCACTGAAGATCATACGCCCGCTTCAGTTAGAAGATTTATTGGCGTCAATATCCGAAGCTATAAGACCTCTCGCACTAAGCGTACTGTCTCAGCACGTACCGCCAGATGATCCCATTAAAATTGTCATCACTTTTGCGAAAATGAAGGATACGGGAACACCACCGCCGCCACCACCGCCACCACCACCGCCACCGACTATGCTACCTGGTGATTTTGATGGAAACGGCGCGGTTGAATTTCCAGACTTTCTTCTCTTTGTCGCGCAATTTGGCAAGTCTTCATCTGATGACGGTTTTGATGCCCGCATGGATCTGGATAACAACGGGACAGTTGAATTTCCAGACTTTCTCCTCTTTGTCGCCGCGTTTGGCAGCAAGAGTGGTTAGTGATCAAAGCTAAAAATAGAAATGGATTTTATGACCAAATTTATGGCAGGTGTTTATCTGATCCTCAAATTGATTTGTCAGCGAATAGAGATCGACCCGGACCTTGTTCTTGTGATGTGGTGCAATCGCCCGGCCATTGAAATTTACGAGCCGGGTCTTTCTATACGCCAAAGCCTGCGCTTATATCGCGCAAACAATATTTTGTCACATACCTCTACTGAGTACCCCATAGTAGATCCCCTTGTGTGGGATACAACTGCGACAACTCGACAGAGTTTGCCAAAGTCATCCGTCCAATGGCCCTATACCGGACGTCCCTTGTATCTATGAGGGTATTGTCAGGAAAGTATATGATATTGCGACTGGGAATAATCGTCGTTATGCTTTTGAGTGCCAGGGTTTCCAGTGCTCAAGAGATGTTCGAAAGCAGTGATTCGATGGTTCTCGACCCCGCATTAAAAAGTGCTGTCGATTCGCTGGAAGCTGGCAAGCCCGGTGCTGCTGCTGTCGCCTTGCGCGATATTTTGGAAAAAAAATCCACACACACACAAGCATTGCGCCTCCTCATATCGTCTTATTTGCGAATGGAGGATTTTGATCGCGCAATTGACGCCTGTCAGCTATTGGCCGTCCAGGACTCGACCGATGCAAGCGCTCTGGTCGCGCTTGGATATTTATATGAAAAAATAGGCGATATAATTCTATCAGAACAATATTATCAGCAGGGACTTGCCCTGGATCCCGATATCATCGCAGCCTATCAGGGTCTGGGCTGGATTTACCTGAAAACGGGACAATTAGAGCGGGCACTCGACATGGCCAGCGAGACCACAGAACGCATGCCCCATTACGCGCTCAATTACATTTTAATGGGGCGCGCGCTGACCGCGCAGGGGTTTTTTGAAGACGCGGCAATCGCCTATAACCGCGCCTTTGCCCTGCAAAACGAACTGCGCGAGCAATACGGTATTTTGCTTCAGGAATTGGGCTTAAGGCATCGCTTGAAGCGTTAGGGGGCTGGTCGTGGCAGAAAAACCCAAACGCATTCGCGTTGACCGCACAGAGGGATGGCTCGAAATGGATTGGGCAGACGATGGAATTTTGCGCGTGAGATTATCCGACGTGCGAAAAGCCTGCCCATGTGCATTGTGTGGAGACCTGCGGGCAAAGCAAGACGAGCAATTGCAGATGATTACTGAGGATCAAACGCCATCGGTAGATCTGTCGGATGTAGTTCCAGTCGGAAATTATGCCATCCAAATTCGGTGGGCAGATGGACACGATACGGGAATTTATACCTATTCTTATCTCAAACAATTAGCACTGGCGTCGTGTAGATAGAAAATTTATCCGGCACTGCCCAAAAGTGCTATGAGGAGTTTACTATGAGAGTTTTTGCTGGTGTCGGACTTTTAGTTTTAATTTTTTTTACAACAAGTGCCCAGGCCGGTTTTAAGCTCTACAATCTGGCGACCAAGGTTGGTTTAGACGTTGTACAGGCAAACGACACGCGGCATTTCTTTGTGCTTCAAGCAGATATTGCAACCGTATTTTCGCCCAATCTTCGCCTCGAGATAGGTGCTGAGACAGGAAGCGGGTCCGACCTCGACGGTACCGAGATTCAGGCGAGAGGCGGTGGGGCTTTTCTAA is a window of Gemmatimonadota bacterium DNA encoding:
- a CDS encoding sulfatase, whose product is MNAPPPNILFLLTDNQRNDLLGCAGNPIIKTPNIDQLAASGVRFENAFCTSPICAASRASYLTGTYERRHRFTFLTPPLQSAYTDISYPATLKMAGYSTGLIGKFGIATNGIVPALQDEDAVGKMFDVFDNYEHWTEEGYEIRQPDGSVRHLTDITGDKTIDFLRTHQSDHPGQPFCLSVSFNAPHAQDNDPRYYIWPATEDHLYTQTQIPEPFNAHPDFFWRLPKFLRETESRVRWQKRYATSEDYQRNMRGLYRMVSGVDRNIGRILEAVDQLSLSKNTVVIFASDHGMYYGDRGLSDCWQLNEQSIRIPLIILDPRADENTRGLIREELALNIDIAPTILELADLNASDKMQGKSLVPLLRGKKIDWRKAFFCEHRFHRADIPKSEGVRTQRWKYIRYYEQQPVYEELYDLLKDPHESFNLAGDHRFSDQLKRLRRRCDKMDVECA
- a CDS encoding D-glycerate dehydrogenase, encoding MQYRVLVDVDLPDEIPEMMNNRCELHILAHGDVSDEKFASAQGLLTYGHPIIGGDFMDRMPHLKVISNFGVGVDHIDLSAAKQRGIPVGNTPNMLDGATADMTFAMLMAAARNIVIGDRFARSAAFTHYDPRILIGHEIHGTTLGIIGMGNIGRQVARRARGFDMNVLYHNRKPDPKAEAELGATYVSLNDLLEQSDFVTLNVPLTEETRNMIGRDQLRRMKRTAILVNLARGGVIDHDALLEALENNWIAVAALDVTEPEPLPRDHPLLAMDNVVIVPHLGSATRQTRIAMAQRTVDNLIAGLTDQPLITYVV
- a CDS encoding tetratricopeptide repeat protein, whose amino-acid sequence is MILRLGIIVVMLLSARVSSAQEMFESSDSMVLDPALKSAVDSLEAGKPGAAAVALRDILEKKSTHTQALRLLISSYLRMEDFDRAIDACQLLAVQDSTDASALVALGYLYEKIGDIILSEQYYQQGLALDPDIIAAYQGLGWIYLKTGQLERALDMASETTERMPHYALNYILMGRALTAQGFFEDAAIAYNRAFALQNELREQYGILLQELGLRHRLKR
- a CDS encoding DUF971 domain-containing protein gives rise to the protein MAEKPKRIRVDRTEGWLEMDWADDGILRVRLSDVRKACPCALCGDLRAKQDEQLQMITEDQTPSVDLSDVVPVGNYAIQIRWADGHDTGIYTYSYLKQLALASCR